A region from the Vanessa tameamea isolate UH-Manoa-2023 chromosome 3, ilVanTame1 primary haplotype, whole genome shotgun sequence genome encodes:
- the LOC113397581 gene encoding uncharacterized protein LOC113397581: MEADTLPGRRRLPKLMACMTQNSLENLRNRALFSLDALDAKGIRRRKLPLHECLILELRESGYSESSDYLQDLIYDNIQLLAEDDIGIVVDLRKKEDYLEHISSCLIKAEKYRDKENTKKECLELLSLALYYSEKGKGILWLAEKFFLASIAVSSQYLIDGGRQKGCCKYHYACFLLDKFPGADPEEPFVILTEVRDCAIGKDWLLIESDEGGDVSSETVFSATAIQLHRVLLSKARLSRDVDPAKSERLSRLAERRARDAKDTPKIAEAIIEIGVSQLMMNNLNNAHKTFLRALQIYEQSGDVKGLCETKMHLAAVMQRLGEHETAAKLLTEMGALAMEHGLRRQLGRALHLLGELHLRRERPELGTQHLTEAFQCFMGLNWQNPKQNIVKKDKETSSELDVIYKTDTIEIYEEEAEQSRLMMAISAGQELMAAFFNLIRESGKCSVAKLKMIEWKLARSGWWVTKQHHQLVPCICPVHNRTPLDVLQFHLANKNLMMANSDAEALLGRIDTVEDIRKLRSSIS; encoded by the exons atggaaGCTGATACTTTACCGGGAAGACGTCGTCTACCAAAACTAATGGCTTGTATGACACAGAATAGTCTAGAAAATCTAAGAAATAGAGCCTTGTTTAGTTTAGATGCATTAGATGCCAAAGGAATCCGAAG ACGCAAATTACCTCTACACGAATGCCTCATATTGGAATTGAGAGAAAGCGGATATTCTGAATCGTCGGATTACTTACAAGATCTTATTTATGACAACATACAGCTTTTGGCAGAGGATGACATCGGTATAGTTGTGGATCTTAGGAAGAAGGAAGACTACCTTGAACATATCAGTAGTTGCTTAATTAAAGCTGAAAAATATCGTGACAAAG AAAATACGAAGAAAGAGTGCTTAGAACTATTAAGCCTCGCATTATATTACTCTGAAAAAGGAAAAGGAATTTTGTGGCTTGCCGAAAAGTTCTTTTTAGCGTCCATAGCTGTTTCAAGTCAGTATTTAATAGATGGAGGGCGACAGAAAGGCTGTTGTAAATATCACTACGCTTGTTTCTTGCTTGATAAAt tTCCAGGTGCAGATCCCGAAGAGCCTTTTGTCATCCTCACCGAAGTTAGAGATTGTGCTATCGGAAAG GATTGGCTTCTAATCGAATCTGATGAAGGCGGTGATGTATCATCCGAAACAGTGTTCTCCGCAACTGCAATTCAACTACATCGAGTACTACTTAGCAAAGCGCGACTATCTCGAGATGTCGATCCCGCTAAATCAGAGAGGCTATCGCGACTCGCTGAACGTAGAGCAAGGGATG caaAAGATACGCCAAAAATAGCTGAGGCTATAATAGAAATTGGCGTAAGTCAATTAATGATGAATAACTTGAACAATGCACACAAAACTTTTCTAAGAGCGCTTCAAATTTATGAACAAAGTGGTGATGTCAAAGGTTTATGCGAAACGAAGATGCACTTAGCCGCTGTCATGCAAAG ACTAGGCGAGCACGAAACGGCGGCTAAGTTACTTACAGAAATGGGCGCTTTAGCAATGGAACACGGCCTTCGGAGACAGCTTGGTCGAGCCTTACATCTTCTAGGAGAGTTGCATTTGAGACGAGAGAGACCTGAACTTGGCACACAACATCTCACTGAAGCGTTTCAATGCTTTATGGGATTGAATTGgcaaaat cccaaacaaaatatagtaaaaaaggATAAAGAGACATCTAGCGAGCTGGATGTTATATACAAAACCGATACCATAGAAATCTATGAAGAAGAAGCGGAACAATCTAGATTGATGATGGCTATATCAGctg GTCAAGAATTAATGgcagcattttttaatttgataagagAGTCTGGTAAATGTTCCGTTGCGAAATTGAAAATGATCGAATGGAAATTGGCTCGTTCTGGTTGGTGGGTTACTAAACAACATCACCAATTAGTTCCATGTATATGTCCTGTCCATAATCGGACACCATTGGATGTATTGCA ATTTCATCTTGCTAACAAAAATTTGATGATGGCTAATTCAGATGCTGAAGCATTATTGGGTAGAATAGATACTGTTGAAGATATAAGAAAGCTTCGAAGtagtatttcttaa
- the LOC113397480 gene encoding cytochrome P450 4g15 — translation MSYAATETVASSSTWAATNLFYVLLVPAILLWYAYWRMSRRHLYELAEKIAGPKGYPLIGNALEFTGGSDDIFKRVVARGDEFNAENAVKIWIGPRLIVFLFDPRDVEVILSSHVHIDKAEDYRFFKPWLGNGLLISTGQKWRSHRKLIAPTFHLNVLKSFIDLFNANSRAVVNKLKKESGSFDCHDYMSECTVEILLETAMGVNKSTQDQSGFEYAMAVMKMCDILHLRHTKIWLRPDLLFNFTQYAKLQHKLLDVIHGLTKKVIKRKKEEFQSGKKPTIVESPEVSETKDGLPSKVTSVEGLSFGQSSGLKDDLDVDDDVGQKKRLAFLDLLLESAQGGVVITDEEIKEQVDTIMFEGHDTTAAGSSFFLSLMGIHQDIQDKVVEELDQIFGDSDRPATFQDTLEMKYLERCLMETLRLFPPVPIIARHLKQDITMPSNGKKIPAGATVVIATYKLHRREDVYPNPAKFDPDNFLPERSANRHYYAFVPFSAGPRSCVGRKYAMLKLKIILSTILRNFRVHSDLKESEFKLQADIILKRAEGFKVRLEPRKRTAKAF, via the exons atgaGTTACGCGGCCACTGAGACCGTCGCCAGTAGCAGCACGTGGGCAGCCACCAATTTGTTCTATGTGCTGTTAGTACCTGCAATCCTTTTATGGTATGCATACTGGCGCATGTCAAGAAGACATTTGTATGAACTCGCTGAAAAGATCGCCGGACCCAAGGGCTATCCTCTCATTGGAAATGCTCTGGAATTTACTGGAGGATCAGACG atATTTTCAAACGTGTCGTGGCGAGAGGAGATGAGTTCAATGCAGAAAATGCTGTCAAGATCTGGATTGGACCTAGGCTTATAGTGTTCCTGTTCGACCCTCGTGATGTTGAAGTCATCCTAAGCAGCCACGTGCACATTGACAAAGCCGAAGATTACAGATTCTTCAAACCTTGGCTAGGAAACGGTCTGCTCATCAGTACTG gtcaGAAATGGCGTTCCCACCGAAAATTGATCGCTCCGACTTTCCACTTAAATGTACTTAAAAGCTTCATCGATCTATTCAACGCCAACTCCAGAGCCGTCGTCAACAAACTGAAGAAAGAATCTGGATCCTTCGATTGCCACGATTACATGAGCGAATGTACTGTCGAAATCCTTCTTG AAACTGCTATGGGTGTCAACAAAAGTACCCAAGACCAGAGCGGATTTGAATATGCTATGGCAGTCATGAAAATGTGTGATATCTTGCACTTAAGACATACTAAAATTTGGCTAAGACCCGACctcttatttaatttcactcaGTACGCTAAGTTGCAGCATAAACTTCTTGATGTCATTCATGGTTTGACCAAAAAG GTCATTAAAAGGAAGAAGGAGGAGTTCCAGTCTGGCAAAAAACCAACCATCGTAGAAAGCCCAGAAGTTTCGGAGACTAAAGATGGTCTACCTTCAAAAGTAACCTCTGTTGAAGGGCTTTCTTTCGGTCAATCTTCAGGACTTAAAGATGATTTAGAcgttgatgatgatgttggTCAGAAGAAACGTCTTGCTTTCCTTGACCTTCTTCTGGAAAGTGCTCAAGGTGGGGTTGTAATTACTGATGAAGAAATCAAGGAACAAGTAGACACTATCATGTTTGAG ggTCACGACACCACAGCTGCTGGAAGCAGTTTCTTCTTGTCTTTAATGGGAATTCATCAAGATATCCAAGACAAAGTTGTTGAAGAATTAGACCAAATTTTCGGTGACTCTGACCGCCCAGCCACTTTCCAAGATACTTTAGAGATGAAGTATTTGGAGAGGTGTCTAATGGAAACTCTTCGACTTTTCCCTCCAGTACCAATTATTGCCCGTCATCTAAAACAGGACATCACAATGC cATCTAATGGCAAGAAAATACCAGCGGGAGCCACGGTTGTTATTGCAACCTACAAACTACATCGTCGTGAAGATGTCTATCCTAATCCCGCCAAGTTTGACCCTGACAACTTCCTGCCAGAGCGCTCTGCTAATCGCCATTATTACGCTTTCGTGCCTTTCTCTGCTGGACCCAGAAGCTGCGTCg GTCGTAAATACGCAATGTTGAAGTTGAAGATCATTCTTTCAACTATCCTGAGAAACTTCCGTGTCCACTCCGACCTTAAGGAATCTGAATTTAAACTTCAAGCTGATATTATTTTGAAGCGCGCCGAAGGATTTAAAGTACGCTTGGAGCCCCGCAAGAGGACAGCAAAGGCATTCTAA